In a genomic window of Paramicrobacterium chengjingii:
- a CDS encoding META domain-containing protein has translation MIAVRSGARPVTRMLGVAAVLALCLTACSSGEESFPGTWGSDDSGQPNLTIDDDSSYSGSDGCNRVNGQGTISGDTFRFGSMIGTLMACEGVDDWLRRADTAKVIDGDLVVYDDEGKKIGTLDGD, from the coding sequence GTGATCGCAGTTCGGTCGGGCGCTCGCCCCGTGACACGGATGCTGGGGGTCGCCGCGGTGCTTGCACTCTGTCTGACCGCGTGTTCGTCCGGCGAAGAGTCCTTCCCCGGCACATGGGGGAGCGACGACTCCGGACAACCGAACCTCACAATCGACGATGACAGCTCATACAGCGGCTCAGACGGCTGCAATCGCGTCAACGGACAGGGAACAATCTCGGGCGACACGTTCCGCTTCGGCTCGATGATCGGCACCTTGATGGCCTGCGAGGGCGTCGACGACTGGCTGCGCCGGGCCGATACAGCCAAGGTCATCGACGGTGACCTCGTCGTCTACGACGACGAGGGCAAGAAGATCGGCACGCTCGACGGCGACTGA